Proteins encoded in a region of the Streptomyces sp. NBC_01298 genome:
- a CDS encoding glycoside hydrolase family 71 protein — translation MLSLFLTAFLLVGVCAATGLAWDTRTVAGAQGRPGAVPGATLPAGPGDGPAPTATGPAATGGPAATAPQSTPAPSPEPEDPESGGDDGVRPSGPLPFDMPQPAALRSGAAGKKLVFAHYFTPYPLSLDNANADADYYTRNYLKPDGENGKHERYGGLLRDRPLPVPPKAGNWELANLQQEVRTARAAGLDGFTLDLLSLAGKNRERCALLMEAARSVDPAFKVMLMPDMTSLGTDDPAVLADLLADLGKAPAAHRLPDGRLVVSPFKAEEKSAAWWTRVMDVLKSRHGIRTAFVPLFLDFGAHSGEFEPISYGFSEWGSRSYVGQESSTRDVRRAHGAGKIWMQPVSVQDARPNQGIYDEAGNTATLRATWNRAIEDGADWVQLTTWNDYSEGSQFAPSLHNGHAYLDLSSYYLTRFKTGGWPKIARDTLYLSSRTQFAAADPSGGQSLVMSLRGGSAAARDTVEVLSFLTAPASIRTAVGAAGDAHAAPAGVHCELLPLGPGTGSAAVVRDGKAGARVELPYRVDRTVEVQDLQYYAATSGRS, via the coding sequence GTGCTGAGCCTCTTCCTGACCGCCTTCCTCCTCGTGGGCGTCTGCGCAGCGACGGGCCTCGCCTGGGACACCCGCACGGTCGCCGGAGCGCAGGGCCGTCCGGGAGCGGTCCCGGGCGCCACGCTGCCCGCGGGCCCCGGCGACGGCCCCGCGCCCACGGCCACCGGCCCCGCCGCCACCGGAGGCCCGGCCGCCACCGCCCCGCAGAGCACGCCCGCGCCGTCCCCGGAACCCGAGGACCCGGAGTCCGGTGGCGACGACGGAGTCCGCCCGTCCGGCCCGCTGCCCTTCGACATGCCGCAGCCGGCCGCCCTGCGCTCCGGCGCCGCCGGCAAGAAGCTGGTCTTCGCCCACTACTTCACCCCGTACCCGCTCTCCCTCGACAACGCGAACGCCGACGCCGACTACTACACCCGCAACTACCTGAAGCCGGACGGCGAGAACGGCAAGCACGAGCGCTACGGGGGCCTGCTGCGCGACCGGCCGCTGCCCGTCCCGCCCAAGGCCGGGAACTGGGAGCTCGCCAACCTCCAGCAGGAGGTCCGTACGGCCCGCGCCGCGGGCCTCGACGGATTCACCCTCGACCTGCTCTCCCTGGCCGGGAAGAACCGGGAGCGCTGCGCGCTCCTGATGGAGGCCGCCCGCTCGGTGGACCCGGCCTTCAAGGTCATGCTGATGCCGGACATGACCTCCCTGGGCACCGACGACCCGGCCGTGCTCGCCGACCTCCTCGCGGACCTCGGCAAGGCCCCGGCGGCCCACCGGCTGCCCGACGGCCGGCTGGTCGTCTCGCCGTTCAAGGCCGAGGAGAAGAGCGCCGCCTGGTGGACCCGGGTCATGGACGTCCTGAAGTCCCGGCACGGCATCCGCACCGCCTTCGTTCCGCTCTTTCTCGACTTCGGCGCGCACAGCGGTGAATTCGAGCCCATCAGCTACGGATTCTCCGAGTGGGGCAGCCGCAGTTACGTCGGCCAGGAGAGCTCCACCCGCGACGTCCGGCGCGCCCACGGCGCGGGCAAGATCTGGATGCAGCCCGTATCGGTCCAGGACGCCCGGCCCAACCAGGGCATCTACGACGAGGCCGGCAACACCGCGACCCTGCGCGCCACATGGAACCGCGCCATCGAGGACGGGGCCGACTGGGTCCAGCTCACCACCTGGAACGACTACAGCGAGGGCAGCCAGTTCGCGCCCTCCCTGCACAACGGCCATGCCTACCTGGACCTTTCCTCGTACTACCTCACCCGGTTCAAGACGGGCGGCTGGCCGAAGATCGCCCGCGACACGCTGTACCTGAGCTCGCGCACCCAGTTCGCCGCCGCCGACCCGAGCGGCGGCCAGTCCCTGGTGATGTCGCTGCGGGGCGGCAGCGCCGCGGCCCGGGACACGGTGGAGGTGCTGAGCTTCCTGACCGCGCCCGCGAGCATCCGTACGGCCGTGGGAGCGGCCGGGGACGCGCACGCCGCTCCGGCCGGTGTCCACTGCGAGCTGCTGCCCCTGGGGCCGGGCACGGGCTCGGCGGCCGTGGTGCGCGACGGCAAGGCCGGGGCCCGGGTGGAGCTGCCGTACCGGGTGGACCGCACGGTAGAGGTCCAGGACCTCCAGTACTACGCCGCCACCAGCGGTCGGAGTTGA